Below is a genomic region from Halococcus hamelinensis 100A6.
GGGGTCGTCCCGTAGGGGGGGTCATGACTGACCCTGACGACGAGCGAGAGGGTGGTTCGCACCCGTTCTCGGAGGGCGAGGGGTTCTCCGACCCCGAGGGGTTCGACCTCGACCCGCCCGAGCTCGCGGTCGACCCGAGCGAGGTCGACCCGGTGGACTCGCGCGTGCTCTCGGACCTACTCGACGAGCGCCAGATCGGCGGCGACGTCGACGTCGAGGAGCTCATCGACGTCGGGTTGAGCTACATCGAGATCAACCGGTACGAACAGGCCACCGAGACCTTCGAGCGCGCCGCGCGGTTCGCCGAGGACGACGGCCTCGAACAGGAGGCGTGGGTCAACAAGGGCGCGGCCCACGCCGAGTTGGAGGAGTACGACGCCGCCATCGGGGCCTACCAGGAGGCACTCTCGCTCGACGCCGACTCCGAGCACGCCGCGAGCGCCGAGACGAACCTGGCCTACGCGCTCTGGGAGAGCGGGCAGACCGAGCAGGCGCTCGACCACGCCGAGCGGGCGGTCGAGCGCGACCACCGCTTCGCCCAGGGCTGGTACAACCGGGGCTTCTTCCTGCTCGAACGCGGGCTCGCCGAGGAGGCGCTCAACAACTTCGACAACGCGCTTCGGCTGGGTTTCCGAAACGCCGAGGTGCTAGAGGAGAAGGCGCGCGCGCTGGAGGAGACCGGCCAGGACGAGCGCGCGGAGGAGGTGGCCGAGGAGGCCCGCGAGCTTCGCGAGCAAGCCGAGGAGGAACTCGTCCGTGATCGTCAACGAGCGCAAAACGCCTGAGGGACGACTCGTCTCGGTGTGTGACGAGGCCATCCTCGGCGAGACCTTCGACAACGACGGCGTGCCGTTCGAGGTGACCGAGGAGTTCTACGACGGCGAGCCAGCCGACGAGGACCGGGTGGTGGCGAGCCTCGCGCGCGCTCGCGTAGCGAACATCGTCGGGTCGGAGGCGGTCGACCTCGCGGTCGAACACGGCTTCGTCGAGGAGGGGAACGTCCTCGACCTCGGCGGGACGGCCCACGCCCAGCTGTTGCGGCTCGGGTGACTACTCGCCGACGAGCGCGCCGAACTCCTCTATCGGGACGCCTTCCATCGTGTCCATATCGAGCCCGTGGCGTGCGGCGGCCGTCGAGACCTCGAAGACGGTCTCGCGGTCCGGGGCCTCGAAGACCACGAGGAAGTCATAGCGCCCGAGGAGGGCGTAGGTGTCCTCGAGTTCGGCGTCGACGTCCTCCAGTTCGAGACTGATATCGCCCCAGAGCGAAGCGAGCTCCTGGAGGTTCTGGAACTCCGCGTCGACCGCCTCGACGAGCGCGACCCACGTCTGCATACCCTCGACTTCGAGGCGACGCCGAAAAGGGGTTCCGGCCGTTCGCCGGTCGGTGGTTTCGCGCGGGCAGCGCTTGTGAATGCCTGCGCAGGTCTTATCCGTCGACCAGCGCGTGTACGGACATGAGTTACTCGACGACCATCGGCTGGTCGCTGTTCACCTCGGGCATCGTCACGCTGTTGCTCAAAGTCGCCCCCTACGATTCGCTCTACTGGGGCATTGCGTTGCTAGTCGTCGGGCTCGTGATCATGTCCCGGCGCGTGCTGTAGTCCGACTAGGGCGACCGAAGGAATGTTCCGCGTCGGGACCGTAACGAGGCCAATGAGCACGCAAACCGAGGAATCGCTCGACGTCGACCGTCTTCGA
It encodes:
- a CDS encoding tetratricopeptide repeat protein is translated as MTDPDDEREGGSHPFSEGEGFSDPEGFDLDPPELAVDPSEVDPVDSRVLSDLLDERQIGGDVDVEELIDVGLSYIEINRYEQATETFERAARFAEDDGLEQEAWVNKGAAHAELEEYDAAIGAYQEALSLDADSEHAASAETNLAYALWESGQTEQALDHAERAVERDHRFAQGWYNRGFFLLERGLAEEALNNFDNALRLGFRNAEVLEEKARALEETGQDERAEEVAEEARELREQAEEELVRDRQRAQNA
- a CDS encoding DUF424 domain-containing protein, with protein sequence MIVNERKTPEGRLVSVCDEAILGETFDNDGVPFEVTEEFYDGEPADEDRVVASLARARVANIVGSEAVDLAVEHGFVEEGNVLDLGGTAHAQLLRLG
- a CDS encoding GYD domain-containing protein is translated as MQTWVALVEAVDAEFQNLQELASLWGDISLELEDVDAELEDTYALLGRYDFLVVFEAPDRETVFEVSTAAARHGLDMDTMEGVPIEEFGALVGE